The proteins below are encoded in one region of Apium graveolens cultivar Ventura chromosome 4, ASM990537v1, whole genome shotgun sequence:
- the LOC141719531 gene encoding GDSL esterase/lipase EXL3-like, with protein MKNVGSMWFIVYIIVISEVSEALVNLPPNVTFTTIIAFGDSNVDQGMNNNINTIAKCNFPPYGSDFMGGIPTGRFCNAKTPPDLIVVAALVYSLIIKLLICVDLHSNKLENTFFLIFSGEELGIKDLVPAYLDPNLQTTDLLTGVSFASGASGYDPQTPQIAAVLSLPDQLEMFKEYISKLKALVGEESANYIIANSIYFVVAGTDDLLNTYFILGARRLHYDVPSYADFVELYNLGARRVAVFGAPPIGCVPSQRTLAGGIKQRLFYIDIYNPLLDLIKNPQNYDLEVVDRGCCGTGVLEVSVLCNKFSSTCPDHTKFLLENISTDFF; from the exons ATGAAGAATGTAGGGAGCATGTGGTTTATTGTGTATATAATTGTGATTAGTGAGGTAAGTGAAGCATTGGTGAATCTACCACCAAATGTAACATTTACGACAATTATAGCATTTGGAGACTCCAATGTTGATCAGGGAATGAATAACAACATCAACACTATTGCTAAGTGCAATTTCCCACCTTATGGTTCTGATTTTATGGGCGGTATCCCCACTGGGAGGTTCTGCAATGCAAAGACACCGCCGGATTTGATAG TTGTCGCAGCGCTGGTCTACTCCCTGATAATTAAGTTACTTATCTGTGTTGATCTCCATTCTAATAAACTTGAAAATACCTTCTTTTTGATTTTTTCTGGTGAGGAGTTGGGAATCAAAGACCTTGTTCCTGCATACCTAGATCCTAATCTGCAAACTACAGATCTTCTAACAGGAGTAAGCTTTGCTTCTGGAGCATCTGGATATGatcctcaaacacctcaaataGCG GCGGTCTTATCGTTACCGGATCAGCTGGAGATGTTCAAAGAATACATCAGCAAACTTAAAGCGTTGGTCGGAGAAGAAAGTGCAAATTACATTATAGCCAATAGTATATATTTTGTAGTTGCTGGCACTGATGATCTTCTCAATACCTATTTTATTCTTGGTGCTAGAAGACTGCACTATGATGTCCCTTCTTATGCTGATTTTGTT GAATTATACAATCTTGGAGCAAGAAGAGTTGCTGTATTTGGTGCACCGCCAATTGGTTGTGTGCCATCGCAAAGAACATTAGCAGGGGGGATTAAACAGAGATTGT TCTACATAGATATTTATAACCCTTTGCTTGATCTCATCAAAAATCCTCAAAATTATG ATCTGGAAGTGGTAGATAGAGGTTGCTGCGGGACCGGAGTGTTGGAGGTGTCAGTGTTGTGTAACAAATTTAGCTCAACATGTCCAGATCATACTAAATTTCTCTTGGAAAATATCTCCACAGATTTTTTCTGA